From a region of the Pukyongiella litopenaei genome:
- a CDS encoding permease — MADTAQTFGVAWRARAARLKSPWALIVIVLAGVALLDPSNLVATVDFALRALGGTLPYIVVAVALLAWLKATGAEQLVARAFEGRETRMIIAAALIGGLAPFCSCQVIPFIAGLLALGAPLSAVMAFWLSSPLIDPPTLLITAGALGWPFAIGKAVAAVALGLMGGFAVRAMMSGGAFAAPLRVYARKGCCGSGPKAGGQPHWRFWNEAPRRAQFRAELVENGLFLLKWMSFAYVLEALLVHYVPAELIAGAVGGDGVVPIGIAALVGMPAYLNSYVAPPMLAGLIEQGMSAGAAMAFMVAGAVSSIPAMTAVWSLVKPRVFATYLGLGVCGAILSGLLFQMLV; from the coding sequence ATGGCTGACACGGCACAGACATTTGGCGTGGCCTGGCGGGCCCGCGCGGCGCGGCTGAAATCGCCCTGGGCCCTGATCGTCATCGTGCTGGCGGGCGTGGCGCTCTTGGACCCGTCCAACCTGGTCGCGACGGTGGATTTTGCCCTGCGGGCGCTGGGCGGCACACTGCCCTATATCGTGGTGGCGGTGGCGCTCCTGGCGTGGCTCAAGGCGACCGGGGCCGAACAGCTGGTCGCCCGGGCCTTCGAGGGGCGCGAGACGCGCATGATCATTGCCGCGGCGCTGATCGGGGGGCTGGCGCCGTTCTGTTCCTGCCAGGTGATCCCGTTCATCGCCGGGTTGCTGGCGCTGGGCGCGCCGTTGTCGGCGGTGATGGCGTTCTGGCTGTCTTCGCCGCTGATCGATCCGCCGACGCTGCTGATCACCGCCGGGGCGCTGGGCTGGCCCTTTGCCATCGGCAAGGCGGTCGCGGCGGTGGCGCTGGGCCTGATGGGCGGGTTCGCGGTGCGGGCGATGATGTCGGGCGGAGCCTTTGCCGCGCCGCTGCGGGTCTATGCGCGCAAGGGATGCTGCGGGTCCGGGCCAAAGGCCGGCGGGCAGCCGCATTGGCGGTTCTGGAATGAGGCACCGCGGCGCGCGCAATTCCGTGCCGAACTGGTGGAAAACGGGCTGTTCCTGCTGAAATGGATGTCCTTTGCCTATGTGCTCGAGGCGCTGCTGGTGCATTATGTTCCGGCCGAACTGATCGCCGGTGCGGTCGGCGGCGACGGCGTGGTGCCGATCGGCATCGCGGCACTGGTGGGGATGCCGGCCTATCTCAATTCCTATGTCGCGCCGCCGATGCTGGCAGGGCTGATCGAGCAGGGCATGAGCGCGGGCGCCGCGATGGCCTTCATGGTCGCCGGGGCGGTCAGTTCGATCCCCGCGATGACCGCGGTGTGGTCGCTGGTCAAACCGCGGGTCTTTGCCACCTATCTGGGCCTCGGGGTCTGCGGCGCGATCCTGTCGGGGCTGCTGTTCCAGATGCTGGTCTGA
- a CDS encoding citrate/2-methylcitrate synthase produces the protein MTGNVKINRGLKGVYFERSGVSDIDGAAGELSYRGYSIHDLATHSSFEEVAYLLIHGELPTAAQLADFDAALRAGRDLPPGVLGVIETCRDGHPMDVLRTAVSALAALDPASADNSEQGMIATGLRLTAQLPVLVAHHHAIREGRDPVAPDPELGHATNWLWMLKGQKPSAEAARLADVDFILHAEHGSNASSFAARVTIGTEAGLHGAITTALATLAGPAHGGAAEDVMKMVQDIGSPENAAEYVRAKRAAREAVTGFGHRVYRREDPRARHMRDGVRRLGEEMGAPQWYEILQAVVEAMKPYARHGLNVNVDFYSGVIYQLHGIPMDLYVPIFAIGRMPGWVIQCLEQARRNILIRPLTLYDGPPPRAYVPLQDRGT, from the coding sequence ATGACCGGCAACGTCAAGATCAACCGTGGCCTCAAAGGCGTCTATTTCGAACGCTCCGGTGTCAGCGACATCGACGGGGCGGCGGGCGAACTGTCCTATCGCGGCTATTCGATCCACGATCTGGCCACCCATTCCAGTTTCGAAGAGGTCGCCTATCTGCTGATCCACGGCGAGTTGCCGACCGCCGCACAACTTGCCGACTTCGACGCCGCGCTGCGGGCCGGGCGCGATCTGCCGCCGGGCGTTCTCGGTGTCATCGAGACCTGCCGGGACGGTCACCCGATGGATGTGCTGCGCACCGCCGTTTCGGCGCTGGCCGCGCTGGACCCCGCCAGCGCCGACAATTCCGAACAGGGCATGATCGCGACCGGCCTGCGCCTGACCGCCCAGCTGCCGGTTCTCGTCGCCCATCACCACGCGATCCGCGAAGGCCGCGATCCGGTCGCCCCCGATCCGGAACTGGGCCACGCCACCAACTGGCTGTGGATGCTCAAGGGCCAAAAACCGTCCGCCGAGGCCGCGCGGCTGGCCGACGTGGATTTCATCCTTCATGCCGAACACGGCTCGAACGCGTCGAGCTTTGCCGCGCGTGTCACCATCGGCACCGAGGCCGGCCTGCACGGTGCGATCACGACGGCGCTGGCCACGCTGGCCGGCCCCGCCCATGGCGGCGCGGCCGAGGACGTGATGAAGATGGTGCAGGATATCGGCAGCCCCGAAAACGCCGCCGAATACGTCAGGGCCAAGCGCGCCGCGCGCGAGGCGGTCACCGGGTTCGGCCACCGGGTCTATCGCCGCGAGGACCCCCGCGCCCGGCACATGCGCGACGGCGTGCGCCGGCTGGGCGAGGAAATGGGCGCCCCGCAATGGTATGAAATCCTGCAGGCGGTGGTCGAGGCAATGAAACCCTATGCGCGGCACGGGCTGAACGTGAATGTCGATTTCTATTCCGGCGTCATCTACCAGTTGCACGGCATCCCGATGGATCTCTATGTGCCGATCTTTGCCATCGGCCGGATGCCCGGCTGGGTGATCCAGTGTCTCGAACAGGCCCGGCGCAACATCCTGATCCGCCCGCTGACGCTCTATGACGGCCCACCTCCGCGTGCCTATGTCCCGCTGCAGGATCGCGGAACGTAA
- a CDS encoding ABC transporter ATP-binding protein, with protein MRFELPAGGAVQALKDVSLHLREGELLSVLGPSGCGKTTLLNIVAGFLAPTSGQVVLNGHAVKGPDAERGMVFQQGALFEWMNVRENVGFGPRMKGMPKRDKAGIVDHLLETVGLGEFKDKAVYELSGGMQQRVALARCLANDPDVILMDEPLGALDALTREKMQSLVLKLWKETGKTIILITHSVEEALLLGERLLVMAPRPGRIHREYRLPFADLGVGQDLREVKKHPDFATRREEILGMIWDMEEEIMGRAEEGA; from the coding sequence ATGCGCTTCGAACTGCCTGCCGGCGGGGCGGTCCAGGCGCTCAAGGACGTATCCCTGCACCTTCGGGAAGGCGAGTTGCTGAGCGTGCTCGGACCGTCGGGATGCGGCAAGACCACGCTGCTGAACATCGTCGCCGGGTTCCTGGCGCCGACATCGGGGCAGGTGGTGCTGAACGGACATGCGGTGAAGGGGCCGGATGCCGAACGCGGCATGGTGTTCCAGCAGGGCGCGCTGTTCGAATGGATGAACGTGCGGGAAAATGTCGGTTTCGGCCCCCGGATGAAGGGGATGCCCAAACGCGACAAGGCCGGGATCGTCGATCACCTGCTGGAAACCGTCGGGCTGGGGGAATTCAAAGACAAGGCGGTCTATGAACTGTCCGGCGGGATGCAGCAGCGGGTGGCGCTGGCGCGCTGCCTGGCCAATGACCCCGACGTCATCCTGATGGACGAACCGCTGGGCGCGCTGGACGCGCTGACCCGCGAAAAGATGCAGTCGCTGGTGCTGAAACTGTGGAAGGAGACCGGCAAGACGATCATCCTGATCACCCATTCGGTCGAAGAGGCGCTGCTGCTGGGGGAACGCCTGCTGGTCATGGCGCCGCGCCCCGGACGCATCCACCGCGAATACCGGCTGCCCTTTGCCGATCTGGGTGTCGGCCAGGACCTGCGCGAGGTCAAGAAACATCCCGACTTTGCCACGCGGCGCGAGGAGATACTGGGCATGATCTGGGACATGGAAGAAGAGATCATGGGCCGGGCGGAGGAGGGCGCATGA
- a CDS encoding class I SAM-dependent methyltransferase, with the protein MRREKYEATKAALQFEDALEALDGAVRSRDFARAKLDRLGAQMADLIETFDGAPNARALSTLKSLRHKFRFAEKALERTQADCARARRAYGELHEVYVEAMDRLHHQLIARQDEMDVAHRISAASERAFTTMVAEVLNRTDRPDEKDLFKRPDDSYDYIPFAVSKYLETLIRLDALLSNDPDFDDANLRHRPVSYLEVGCGHGRNILLTRAARLIHVGDYRGFDINPDLVELGRKAFGLNGTIEVADALDYDYAPHDVIFSYRPIRTAALQARLEARMADTMPAGSYLIAPLAEDLTIYPEFSRVCTALDIWKKTG; encoded by the coding sequence ATGAGGCGTGAGAAATACGAGGCAACCAAGGCCGCGTTGCAGTTCGAGGATGCGCTGGAGGCGCTCGACGGAGCGGTGCGCAGCCGTGATTTTGCGCGCGCCAAGCTGGACCGGCTCGGTGCGCAGATGGCCGACCTGATCGAGACCTTCGACGGCGCGCCGAACGCGCGGGCGCTGTCGACCCTGAAATCGCTCCGGCACAAGTTCCGCTTTGCCGAAAAGGCGCTGGAGCGCACGCAGGCCGACTGCGCCCGGGCGCGGCGTGCCTATGGCGAACTCCACGAGGTCTATGTCGAAGCGATGGACCGGCTGCATCACCAACTGATTGCCCGGCAGGATGAGATGGATGTGGCGCACCGTATCTCGGCCGCCTCGGAACGCGCCTTCACCACGATGGTGGCCGAGGTGTTGAACAGGACCGACCGGCCCGACGAAAAGGACCTGTTCAAGCGGCCGGACGACTCCTATGACTACATCCCCTTCGCCGTTTCGAAATACCTGGAAACGCTGATCCGGCTGGACGCGCTGCTCAGCAATGACCCCGATTTCGACGATGCCAACCTGCGCCATCGGCCGGTGTCCTATCTCGAAGTCGGCTGCGGCCACGGGCGCAACATCCTGCTGACCCGCGCCGCCCGGCTGATCCATGTCGGCGACTATCGCGGGTTCGACATCAATCCCGATCTGGTCGAACTGGGCCGCAAGGCCTTTGGGCTGAACGGCACGATCGAGGTCGCGGATGCGCTGGATTACGACTATGCGCCGCATGACGTGATCTTTTCCTACCGGCCGATCCGCACCGCCGCGCTGCAGGCGCGTCTCGAGGCGCGCATGGCCGATACGATGCCCGCCGGGTCCTATCTGATCGCGCCGCTGGCCGAGGATCTGACCATCTATCCCGAATTCAGCCGCGTCTGCACGGCGCTCGATATCTGGAAGAAAACCGGCTGA
- a CDS encoding ABC transporter substrate-binding protein, with translation MKAPKTLMGAAAGLALLIGGAAQAQDITVGYFLEWPMPFQYAKAMGTYDEEMGVTVNWVSFDTGTAMSAAMASGDVQMSVSQGVPPFVVATSAGQDLQILDVAVSYSDNDNCVVRADLEIDKTSAGELAGKKVAVPLGTAAHFGFLEQMNHFGVDLGSLEVVDMAPSEGAAALSQGAVDMACGYAGGLIRMKEHGNVLLTGAEKEELGILVFDVTTAPASFVAENSDLAAAFLKVTADANAMWNSGEHTDEMLEVIAKDAGMDKETAAASLATFVFPSIEEQLSDKWLGGGSQDFMKGVADVFVQAGSIDAALDSYENQVNTGPLSAAADM, from the coding sequence ATGAAAGCACCCAAGACGCTCATGGGCGCGGCGGCGGGGTTGGCGCTGCTGATCGGCGGCGCAGCGCAGGCGCAGGACATCACCGTTGGCTATTTCCTGGAATGGCCGATGCCGTTCCAATACGCCAAGGCGATGGGCACATATGACGAGGAGATGGGCGTCACCGTCAACTGGGTCAGCTTCGACACCGGCACGGCGATGAGCGCGGCAATGGCCTCCGGCGATGTCCAGATGAGCGTGAGCCAGGGCGTGCCGCCCTTCGTGGTGGCGACCAGCGCGGGGCAGGACCTGCAGATCCTCGACGTGGCGGTCAGCTATTCCGACAACGACAATTGCGTGGTGCGGGCCGATCTCGAGATCGACAAGACCTCGGCGGGCGAACTGGCCGGCAAGAAGGTGGCGGTGCCGCTGGGGACCGCGGCGCATTTCGGGTTCCTCGAGCAGATGAACCATTTCGGCGTCGATCTCGGCAGTCTCGAGGTGGTGGACATGGCCCCGTCCGAAGGTGCGGCGGCGCTGTCGCAGGGGGCGGTGGACATGGCCTGCGGCTATGCCGGCGGCCTGATCCGGATGAAGGAGCACGGCAACGTGCTGCTGACCGGCGCCGAAAAGGAGGAACTGGGCATTCTGGTGTTCGACGTGACCACCGCGCCGGCGTCCTTCGTGGCCGAGAACAGCGACCTCGCGGCGGCGTTCCTGAAGGTGACCGCCGATGCCAACGCGATGTGGAACAGCGGCGAGCATACCGACGAAATGCTCGAGGTGATCGCCAAGGATGCCGGCATGGACAAGGAAACCGCCGCCGCGTCGCTTGCCACCTTCGTGTTTCCCAGCATCGAAGAGCAACTGTCGGACAAGTGGCTTGGCGGCGGGTCGCAGGATTTCATGAAGGGCGTGGCGGATGTGTTCGTGCAGGCGGGCAGCATCGACGCGGCGCTCGACAGCTATGAAAACCAGGTCAATACCGGCCCGCTGAGTGCCGCGGCCGACATGTGA
- a CDS encoding phosphate acyltransferase produces MARTRRARVVFPEMDAPRVAAAVDRLRAEAICDPVPLSEPTEAQVGAIVAQRGMKPGLARRMLGKPLIRAAAMVAAGEADAMVAGVDSPTRRVIEAASLSIGLAPGVEAPSSFFLMLFPDGREMIFADCAVNVDPDAATLTAIARASAATGQALLGSARVAMLSFSTGTSGAGDSVERVRAAADATGFAGPIQADAALNAAIARTKGIEAVDANVLVFPSLDAGNIAYKLCRELAGAQALGPILQGFRRPVCDLSRGATVDDIVAATAVTVALN; encoded by the coding sequence ATGGCACGGACGCGCCGGGCGCGCGTTGTGTTTCCCGAAATGGACGCGCCGCGCGTCGCGGCCGCCGTCGACCGGCTGCGCGCCGAGGCGATCTGTGACCCGGTGCCGCTGTCCGAACCGACCGAGGCGCAGGTCGGGGCCATCGTCGCCCAGCGTGGAATGAAACCGGGGCTCGCCCGGCGGATGCTGGGCAAACCGCTGATCCGCGCGGCGGCGATGGTGGCCGCGGGCGAAGCGGATGCGATGGTCGCCGGTGTCGACAGTCCCACGCGGCGGGTGATCGAGGCGGCGTCGCTGAGCATCGGGCTCGCCCCCGGCGTGGAAGCGCCGTCGTCGTTCTTCCTGATGCTGTTTCCCGACGGGCGCGAGATGATCTTTGCCGATTGCGCGGTGAACGTGGACCCGGATGCCGCGACGCTGACGGCCATCGCGCGGGCCTCGGCGGCGACGGGCCAGGCCCTGCTGGGGTCGGCGCGGGTGGCGATGCTGTCCTTTTCCACCGGCACATCCGGGGCGGGCGACAGTGTCGAACGGGTCCGCGCGGCGGCGGATGCCACCGGGTTCGCCGGGCCGATACAGGCCGACGCGGCGCTGAACGCCGCCATCGCCCGGACCAAGGGGATCGAGGCGGTGGATGCCAATGTCCTGGTCTTTCCTTCGCTCGACGCGGGCAACATCGCCTACAAGCTCTGCCGGGAACTGGCCGGGGCACAGGCGCTGGGACCGATCCTGCAGGGGTTCCGCCGCCCGGTCTGCGACCTGAGCCGCGGTGCGACGGTGGACGATATCGTGGCGGCCACGGCGGTGACCGTGGCGTTGAACTGA
- a CDS encoding ABC transporter permease subunit has product MIPFAIYLAIFVISYLVVMKLVHHAARHDFTSLKTVTFGDESAVRSNRVASVISILTLFLMWGMFTGSSLVPSFLHAPGPFEGETSFEYTAQASDGDRDTATVTVLVHPIDQAAEMPGVDPGEGWAKNDAATVGVWRSGLIRVDANDDITRADGATVVAVNGQPISPGQSVDIEHGRVGMSPKGTLNFEPAKGWQMEPIWLPPPEAVLGRVVEIARDGFRGSTLWQHLGYSLFRVIVGFVLGALVGIPLGYAMGLSDWFRGWFDPIVEFMRPVPPLALIPLVIIWAGIGEAGKIILLFLAALWIMAIAARAGVSGVSISKVHAAYSLGASKRQLMRYVIVPNSLPEIFTGARVAMGVCWGTVVAAELVAAEKGAGMMIMVASKFQNTDIVIMGIILIGMIGFGIDMAMRWAERVLVPWKGRV; this is encoded by the coding sequence ATGATCCCCTTTGCGATCTATCTCGCGATTTTCGTCATCTCCTACCTGGTGGTGATGAAACTGGTGCATCATGCCGCGCGGCACGATTTCACCTCGCTCAAGACGGTGACCTTCGGCGACGAAAGCGCGGTGCGGTCGAACCGCGTCGCTTCGGTGATTTCCATCCTCACCCTGTTTCTGATGTGGGGCATGTTCACCGGCTCGTCGCTGGTGCCGTCCTTTCTGCACGCGCCCGGCCCCTTCGAGGGCGAAACCTCGTTCGAATACACCGCGCAGGCCTCCGATGGCGACCGCGACACGGCCACCGTCACCGTGCTGGTGCATCCCATCGACCAGGCGGCCGAGATGCCCGGCGTCGATCCGGGCGAGGGATGGGCGAAAAACGATGCCGCCACCGTGGGCGTCTGGCGCAGCGGGTTGATCCGGGTCGATGCCAATGACGACATCACCCGCGCGGACGGTGCCACGGTGGTGGCCGTGAACGGCCAGCCGATCAGCCCGGGCCAGAGCGTCGATATCGAGCATGGCCGCGTCGGCATGTCGCCCAAGGGCACGCTGAATTTCGAACCGGCCAAGGGCTGGCAGATGGAACCGATCTGGCTGCCGCCGCCCGAGGCGGTTCTGGGGCGCGTGGTCGAGATCGCCCGCGACGGCTTCCGCGGCTCGACGCTCTGGCAGCATCTCGGCTATTCGCTGTTCCGCGTCATCGTCGGGTTCGTGCTGGGGGCGCTGGTCGGCATCCCGCTGGGCTATGCGATGGGGCTGTCCGACTGGTTCCGCGGCTGGTTCGACCCGATCGTCGAATTCATGCGCCCGGTGCCGCCGCTGGCGCTGATACCGCTGGTGATCATCTGGGCCGGGATCGGCGAGGCGGGCAAGATCATCCTGCTGTTCCTGGCCGCGCTGTGGATCATGGCGATCGCGGCGCGGGCCGGGGTGTCGGGGGTGAGCATCTCGAAAGTGCACGCCGCCTATAGCCTTGGCGCCAGCAAGCGCCAGTTGATGCGCTATGTGATCGTGCCCAATTCCCTGCCCGAGATCTTTACCGGCGCCCGGGTGGCGATGGGGGTCTGCTGGGGCACCGTGGTGGCCGCCGAACTGGTGGCGGCGGAAAAGGGCGCCGGCATGATGATCATGGTCGCCTCCAAGTTCCAGAACACGGATATCGTGATCATGGGCATCATCCTGATCGGCATGATCGGCTTTGGGATCGACATGGCAATGCGCTGGGCCGAGCGGGTGCTCGTGCCCTGGAAAGGCCGGGTCTGA
- a CDS encoding aspartate aminotransferase family protein, which yields MDGTFNENDISHIVEADKAHVWHHLIQHKPFETNDPRIILEGKGMRVWDQNGKEYLDAVSGGVWTVNVGYGRESIAKAVYDQLMKLCYFAQTGGSIPGSLFAEKLIDKMPGMSRVYYTNSGSEANEKVFKMVRQIAHKRYGGKKHKILYRDRDYHGGTLATMSAGGQDERVMQYGPLAPGFVRVPHCMEYRAQWDLTGEEYGRRAADAIEEVILAEGADTVGALCLEPVTAGGGVITPPPGYWERVQEICRKYDILLHIDEVVCGIGRTGTWFGYQHYGIKPDFVTMAKGVASGYAAIACCVTTEEVFDLFKDNAEDPLNYFRDISTFGGCTAGPAAALENMRIIEDENLLDNCTSMGDRMMGNLEALMEKHRIIGDVRGKGLFLGAELVADRKTKEPVPEKTIAQVSAECAAQGVIIGSSNRSVPGLNNVLCFSPALIATADDIDQITDAVDVALTRVYG from the coding sequence ATGGACGGCACGTTCAACGAAAACGACATCAGCCACATCGTCGAGGCCGACAAGGCCCATGTCTGGCACCACCTGATCCAGCACAAACCGTTCGAGACCAACGACCCGCGCATCATCCTCGAAGGCAAGGGGATGCGGGTCTGGGACCAGAACGGCAAGGAATATCTCGACGCAGTGTCGGGCGGGGTCTGGACCGTCAACGTGGGCTACGGGCGCGAAAGCATCGCCAAGGCGGTCTATGACCAGCTGATGAAGCTCTGCTATTTCGCACAGACCGGCGGCTCGATCCCCGGATCGCTCTTTGCCGAGAAGCTGATCGACAAGATGCCGGGCATGAGCCGGGTCTATTACACCAACTCGGGCTCGGAGGCGAACGAGAAGGTGTTCAAGATGGTGCGCCAGATCGCCCACAAGCGATACGGCGGCAAGAAACACAAGATCCTCTACCGCGACCGCGACTATCACGGCGGCACGCTGGCGACCATGTCGGCCGGCGGGCAGGACGAACGGGTGATGCAGTATGGCCCGCTGGCGCCGGGCTTCGTCCGGGTGCCCCATTGCATGGAATACCGCGCCCAATGGGACCTGACCGGCGAGGAATACGGCCGTCGCGCCGCCGATGCCATCGAAGAGGTCATCCTCGCCGAGGGCGCCGACACGGTGGGCGCGCTCTGCCTCGAACCGGTGACCGCCGGCGGCGGCGTCATCACCCCGCCGCCCGGCTACTGGGAACGGGTGCAGGAGATCTGCCGGAAATACGACATCCTGCTGCATATCGACGAGGTGGTCTGCGGCATCGGGCGCACCGGCACCTGGTTCGGCTACCAGCACTACGGCATCAAGCCGGATTTCGTGACCATGGCCAAGGGCGTCGCCTCGGGCTATGCGGCCATCGCCTGCTGCGTGACCACCGAAGAGGTGTTCGACCTGTTCAAGGACAACGCCGAGGATCCGCTGAACTATTTCCGCGACATCTCGACCTTTGGCGGCTGCACCGCGGGCCCGGCCGCCGCGCTCGAGAACATGCGCATCATCGAGGACGAGAACCTGCTGGACAACTGCACCAGCATGGGCGACCGGATGATGGGCAATCTCGAGGCGCTGATGGAAAAGCACCGGATCATCGGCGACGTGCGCGGCAAGGGCCTGTTCCTGGGCGCCGAACTGGTGGCCGACCGCAAGACCAAGGAACCGGTTCCCGAAAAGACCATCGCGCAGGTATCGGCCGAATGTGCCGCCCAGGGCGTCATCATCGGGTCGTCGAACCGGTCGGTTCCGGGGCTGAACAACGTGCTGTGCTTCTCGCCCGCGCTGATCGCCACCGCAGACGACATCGACCAGATCACCGACGCGGTGGACGTGGCGCTGACCCGCGTCTACGGCTGA
- a CDS encoding ArsR/SmtB family transcription factor, which yields MWETAAAGFAAMGSEARLQVVKALVRAGHAGLTVGEIQDRTGIAPSTLAHHLKFLAGAGLVEQERAGRTTINRACFGELENLAQFILSECCADDCTRAANDG from the coding sequence ATGTGGGAAACAGCGGCGGCCGGGTTCGCGGCCATGGGATCGGAGGCGCGGCTGCAGGTGGTCAAGGCGCTGGTGCGGGCGGGTCATGCGGGCCTGACGGTGGGCGAAATCCAGGACCGGACCGGGATCGCGCCCTCGACGCTGGCCCATCACCTGAAATTCCTCGCGGGCGCCGGGCTGGTGGAACAGGAACGTGCCGGGCGGACCACGATCAACCGGGCCTGTTTCGGTGAACTGGAAAATCTCGCCCAGTTCATACTGAGCGAATGTTGCGCGGATGATTGCACGAGGGCTGCAAACGATGGCTGA
- a CDS encoding PLP-dependent aminotransferase family protein yields the protein MAIPVETLFLSPDGQGTLQARIQQMVAEGILSGRFRRGEKLPSSRKLAAHLGVSRITVTLAYTELLANDYLISRGRSGYYVSDGAPVPPVYTPPERGPDGVSWDRAIIRRFTGGDTPRKPLDWQSYRYPFIYGQPDAALFDHSNWRLCALRALGQKDFTALTADLYDADDPMLVDFIARHTLPRRGIVARPDEILITMGAQNALWLAAQLLLSENRRAVIENPCYYALRDMVTQTGATVLPRMVDGDGLPPDRVPEGTDVIFTTPSHQCPTTATMPRDRRLSLLRRARRIGALVVEDDYEFEMSFLAPPSPALKSLDRDGRVIYVGSFSKPLFPGLRLGYMVGSEPFIREARALRAGMLRHPPGHIQRTAAHFLSLGHYDAQIRRMARTLHGRRQAVEAAVAEHGLTIAGRGVYGGSSLWMRAPEGTDMSRLSDDLRRASVLIEPGAPFFAGPDRPHNYFRLGYSSIPRDRIAPGIARIAAAIAANS from the coding sequence ATGGCGATCCCGGTCGAAACCCTTTTCCTCAGCCCTGACGGGCAGGGCACGCTTCAGGCCCGCATTCAGCAGATGGTTGCCGAGGGCATCCTGTCGGGGCGGTTCCGCCGGGGCGAGAAGCTGCCCTCCTCGCGCAAGCTCGCCGCCCATCTCGGCGTCAGCCGCATCACCGTCACGCTGGCCTATACCGAGTTGCTCGCCAATGACTACCTGATCTCGCGCGGCCGGTCCGGTTACTATGTGTCCGACGGCGCACCGGTGCCGCCGGTCTATACGCCGCCCGAACGCGGGCCGGATGGCGTGAGTTGGGATCGCGCCATCATCCGGCGCTTTACCGGCGGCGACACGCCGCGCAAGCCGCTGGACTGGCAGAGCTATCGCTATCCGTTCATCTACGGCCAGCCGGATGCCGCCCTGTTCGACCATTCCAACTGGCGGCTCTGCGCGTTGCGGGCGCTGGGACAGAAGGATTTCACGGCGCTCACCGCCGATCTCTATGACGCCGACGACCCGATGCTGGTGGATTTCATCGCGCGTCACACCCTGCCCCGGCGCGGCATCGTCGCGCGGCCCGATGAAATCCTGATCACCATGGGAGCCCAGAATGCCCTTTGGCTGGCGGCACAGCTGCTGCTGTCGGAAAACCGCCGCGCGGTGATCGAAAACCCCTGCTACTACGCCCTGCGCGACATGGTCACCCAGACCGGCGCCACGGTGCTGCCGCGCATGGTCGATGGCGACGGCCTGCCGCCCGACAGGGTGCCTGAGGGCACCGATGTGATCTTTACCACGCCCAGCCACCAGTGCCCCACCACCGCCACCATGCCGCGCGACCGCCGGCTGTCGCTGCTGCGCCGCGCCCGCCGGATCGGGGCGCTGGTGGTCGAGGACGATTACGAGTTCGAGATGTCGTTTCTGGCCCCGCCGTCGCCCGCGCTGAAATCGCTCGACCGCGACGGGCGGGTGATCTATGTCGGCAGCTTTTCCAAGCCGCTGTTTCCGGGGTTGCGGCTGGGCTACATGGTCGGCTCCGAACCCTTCATCCGCGAGGCCCGCGCCCTGCGCGCCGGCATGTTGCGCCACCCGCCGGGCCATATTCAGCGCACCGCAGCGCATTTCCTCAGCCTGGGCCACTACGATGCCCAGATCCGCCGCATGGCCCGCACGCTGCACGGCCGCAGGCAGGCGGTCGAGGCGGCGGTGGCCGAACATGGGCTGACCATCGCCGGGCGCGGGGTCTATGGCGGGTCGTCGCTGTGGATGCGCGCGCCCGAGGGCACCGATATGTCGCGCCTGTCCGACGATCTGCGCCGGGCCTCGGTCCTGATCGAACCCGGCGCGCCGTTCTTTGCCGGTCCGGACCGCCCGCACAATTATTTCCGGCTCGGATATTCGTCGATCCCGCGCGACCGCATCGCCCCCGGCATCGCCCGTATCGCCGCCGCGATCGCCGCCAACTCCTGA